The Acidimicrobiales bacterium DNA segment GCTGCACCAACCTCGACGGAGCTCCGCGGTGTGTACCCGCTACCGGTGTGGATGCAGCAGCTGGCGTCGAGCCGTTGCTGGCTGCCGGCTGGGAGTGCACCGGATCGGGACCGAGCAGGGCCTCGACCGGAGCCGCGTTGGCATCCGCGGGGGTCGGGGGGTGGGGACGAGAACGGCGGGGATCGTAGGCAGAGGACATGATGGACATCACTCCGAGGCGGGGGAGGCGGGAACGGGCGCAGACGCCAGCAAGCACCGGAGCAGTGCGGAGAACTCGTCGGCCGCCTCGGGTGCACCCGGGCGGTTGCCGAGCGCGTGCACCGGGAGCGACTGCGCGCCCGCCTCGGTGATCGCCGCCCGCTGGCGGATGGGCGGAAGCGTGAGATCGCCGTGCTCCTGTTCGAGCTGGCGGTACCAGTAGTTGGCGTCGCGGGTGCGGGCCAGGTTGTTCACCACGATGCCCGCAATGGTGAGCCCGTCGGGGCGACGGCGCGACACGCGCTCGATCGTGGTGAGCACCTGCTCGACACCATCGGAGGCCCAAGCGGAGGGAGCGGTGACGACCAGCGCCCGGTCGGCGCCGAACAGCCCGTTGACGGTGAGCAGGCCGAGTGAAGGAGGGCAGTCGATGAGCACGAGGTCGTGGTCGCAGCCCGCCAGCGCGACCCGCAGGCGATCCTGGGCACCGATGGGATCGGTGGCCAGCTGCGGCTCGCGCCGGGCCAGCGCCGGAGAGCTGGGCACGACATCGGGAGGAGTCCCGACCACCGCTGGCCACGCTGATGGCACGGCGACCTCGGCGTAGGCACCCGGACGTTCCTCGGCCAGGAGATGGTCGACGGTGCGCTGGGGTTCCCACACCGCCAGGCCGGTGGTGGCGTTGGCCTGCGGATCGAGGTCGATGACCAGGACGCGGCGGCCCGCCAGCGACGCCGCCGCGGCCAAGCCGAGCGCGACGGTGGTCTTTCCGACCCCGCCCTTCTGGTTCACGACCGTGATGCTCACCATCGCTGTGAACCGTACCAAGCGCACCGGTGCCGGGGGACGATCCGGCCCGACGGGCGCAGCCGACCCGGTCAGAGAAGCTCGGCGAAGGCGTCGGGCGTCAACGGGGGCGAGAACAGATACCCCTGGGCGGCGTCGCACCCCAGCGAGCGCAGCAGGTCGCGCTGAGCCTCGGTCTCGACGCCCACCGCCACCGTCGAGACGCCGAGGCGGCGAGCCATCGTCACCGTCGACTCGACGATGGCCTCGACCTTGCCGTCCCGATCGACGGACTCGACCAGCTCACGATCGATCTTGATGAACTCGATCGGGAAGCGTCGCAGTCCACCCAACGACGACCCGTCGGCACCGAAGTCGTCGAGCCCGAACGCGATCCCCAAGGTCACCAGATCCGCGACGACGAGGTCGACGGTCGGGCTCGCAGCCAGCAGGACGCTCTCGGTGAGCTCGAGGCTGAGCCGGTCGGGAGCGACACGAGCCGCGCCGAGTGCGTGGCCGATGGCGTTGGAGAAGTCTCGGTCGCTGAGCTGGACCGGCGAGACGTTCACCATGACCCGGAACGGCCGCCGACGGCCGAGCCGGGGCTCCCACACCGCGATCTGGCTCGCGGTCTCCTCCAGGACATAGCGACCCAGACGGGCGATCAGGCCGCTGTCCTCGGCGGCGTCGACGAGGTGAGCGGGGCTGAGGGACTGCTGGTCGGCGCTTCCGGCGACCCGCATGAGGGCCTCGGCCGCGACCACCACCCCGGTGTCGAGGGAGAGAACCGGCTGGTAGTGCATCTCGAGAGTGCCGGCCGCGAGCGCGTGCCGGAGCTGGTGGGCGGTGCTGAGCCGCCGTGCCACCCCGGCCTCGAGCCTCCGTCCGAAGACCTGGGCCCGATCGCGCCCCTTGTCCTTGCCCGCGAACAGGGCCGTGTCGGCGTCTCGCAGGAGATGGTCGGGAACCGTTCCGGCGCCCCCGACCGAAAGTCCCACGGTGGCGGTCAACGCCACAGACTCCCCCTCGACCTCGACCGGTTCGGCGATGGCCTGGCGCACCCGCTCGGCCAGTGCCTTGGCCCGGGAAGGATCGTCGATGTGTTCGACGACGACGGCGAACTCGTCACCGCCCAGTGCAGCCGAGTAGGAGCGGCCGGCGGCGACCCGCACCCGTTCGGTCATCATCGCGAGCAGCTCGTTGCCGGCGACCGCACCCAACAGGTCGTTGTGGAGCTTGAAGCGATCGAGATCGACCAACAGGACCGCGACCAAGTGGTCGCCGGCCCGCTCCAGAGCCTCGGCGAGGTGGACGACGAGATCGCCGCGATCGACGATCCCACGCTGGTGACGGGTGTCGACGCCGCTCA contains these protein-coding regions:
- a CDS encoding ParA family protein is translated as MVSITVVNQKGGVGKTTVALGLAAAASLAGRRVLVIDLDPQANATTGLAVWEPQRTVDHLLAEERPGAYAEVAVPSAWPAVVGTPPDVVPSSPALARREPQLATDPIGAQDRLRVALAGCDHDLVLIDCPPSLGLLTVNGLFGADRALVVTAPSAWASDGVEQVLTTIERVSRRRPDGLTIAGIVVNNLARTRDANYWYRQLEQEHGDLTLPPIRQRAAITEAGAQSLPVHALGNRPGAPEAADEFSALLRCLLASAPVPASPASE
- a CDS encoding bifunctional diguanylate cyclase/phosphodiesterase, giving the protein MDQWERRLHLVERATAASVSAPARSHRVDEDGGPGEPVTDSRVTGPTGRDDDPSRLVHPDEASVLGQLVDLAAQRPGFRVVLPLLARAPDGGGWERRSFEVTHEVMGPVVRPVEVAELGSDGLSGVDTRHQRGIVDRGDLVVHLAEALERAGDHLVAVLLVDLDRFKLHNDLLGAVAGNELLAMMTERVRVAAGRSYSAALGGDEFAVVVEHIDDPSRAKALAERVRQAIAEPVEVEGESVALTATVGLSVGGAGTVPDHLLRDADTALFAGKDKGRDRAQVFGRRLEAGVARRLSTAHQLRHALAAGTLEMHYQPVLSLDTGVVVAAEALMRVAGSADQQSLSPAHLVDAAEDSGLIARLGRYVLEETASQIAVWEPRLGRRRPFRVMVNVSPVQLSDRDFSNAIGHALGAARVAPDRLSLELTESVLLAASPTVDLVVADLVTLGIAFGLDDFGADGSSLGGLRRFPIEFIKIDRELVESVDRDGKVEAIVESTVTMARRLGVSTVAVGVETEAQRDLLRSLGCDAAQGYLFSPPLTPDAFAELL